Proteins encoded by one window of Candidatus Zixiibacteriota bacterium:
- a CDS encoding LuxR C-terminal-related transcriptional regulator, which translates to MNRQTAESKRSMVLTAAEERVLELLSLSRTNKEIASVLGISPATVKRHIENIFRKLGLRNRVEAAIYALSRDACCAAIRSGCRLELWRRRWESGEA; encoded by the coding sequence ATGAATCGACAGACGGCGGAGAGCAAACGATCGATGGTGCTCACGGCCGCCGAGGAGAGGGTTCTGGAGCTCTTGTCTCTGTCGCGCACCAACAAGGAGATCGCATCGGTTCTAGGGATCAGCCCCGCGACAGTCAAGCGCCACATCGAGAACATCTTTCGCAAGCTCGGCCTGCGCAACCGGGTCGAGGCCGCCATCTACGCGTTGAGCCGCGACGCTTGCTGCGCCGCGATCCGTTCAGGGTGCAGGCTCGAACTGTGGCGCCGGCGATGGGAGTCGGGAGAAGCCTGA
- a CDS encoding dienelactone hydrolase family protein, with product MYQTNMYEGMLAETVTMQGHNGDIINAYMARPLGSGPFPGMVLIHHAPGWDEWYRECTRRFAHHGYVAISPNLYFREGHGTPEDVGAKVRAAGGVPDDQVLGDLAGAQRLLRSLPYVSSKVGIFGTCSGGRHGFLAACRLKGFDALVECWGGRVVMSKEELTPKQPVAPIDYTRDLSCPMIGLFGNEDKSPSPEQVNQHEAELKRHGKSYEFHRYDGAGHGFFYYDRPAYRQEQAVDGWKKVFAFLEKHLRG from the coding sequence ATGTACCAGACCAATATGTACGAGGGCATGCTGGCCGAAACCGTGACGATGCAAGGCCACAATGGCGACATCATCAACGCCTACATGGCCCGGCCCCTGGGCAGCGGCCCTTTCCCCGGTATGGTGCTCATCCACCACGCCCCGGGCTGGGACGAATGGTACCGCGAGTGCACGAGGAGGTTCGCGCACCACGGCTATGTCGCCATCTCTCCCAACCTTTATTTCCGGGAAGGCCACGGGACCCCGGAGGACGTGGGCGCCAAGGTGCGGGCGGCCGGGGGAGTCCCCGACGACCAGGTGCTCGGCGATCTCGCCGGGGCCCAGCGCCTGCTTCGCTCGTTGCCGTACGTGAGCTCGAAGGTAGGAATCTTCGGCACGTGCTCGGGCGGCCGCCACGGCTTTCTCGCCGCCTGCCGGCTCAAGGGCTTCGACGCCCTGGTGGAGTGCTGGGGCGGGCGCGTGGTGATGTCAAAGGAGGAGCTCACACCCAAGCAGCCCGTCGCACCCATCGACTATACCAGGGATCTCTCCTGTCCCATGATCGGCTTGTTCGGAAACGAGGACAAATCGCCTTCGCCCGAGCAGGTGAACCAGCACGAGGCCGAGCTCAAGCGGCACGGCAAAAGCTACGAGTTTCATCGCTATGACGGCGCCGGCCACGGCTTTTTCTACTACGACCGGCCCGCTTACCGGCAGGAGCAGGCCGTCGACGGCTGGAAGAAGGTTTTTGCGTTTCTGGAAAAACACCTGCGAGGCTAA
- the ispD gene encoding 2-C-methyl-D-erythritol 4-phosphate cytidylyltransferase: MRASAIVVAAGEGRRMRCGEPKPYVLLAGRPILLRTLDRIFAARTVADVVVVVAPGRIERCRALLQADPAIGGRSWTLAEGGSTRQESVRRGLERIPPDRDIVLIHDGARPLVPPALVDACAEAAYRHGAAVPGVPARDTIKVVTPDGRVQSTLERDALREVQTPQAFRYSLILEGHRRALSEDFQGTDDAVLVERMGEPVVVIEGDRSNIKITLPEDLAVAEALLGPGPKAWDGSEPRSGSRSDSPGGRGSRT, encoded by the coding sequence GTGCGCGCCAGCGCGATCGTAGTCGCCGCCGGCGAAGGCCGCCGCATGCGCTGCGGCGAGCCGAAGCCCTACGTGCTGCTGGCGGGTCGTCCGATTCTCCTGCGGACGCTGGACCGCATCTTCGCGGCGAGAACCGTCGCCGATGTGGTCGTCGTCGTGGCTCCCGGGCGGATCGAGCGTTGCCGGGCGTTGCTCCAGGCCGATCCAGCGATCGGGGGCCGGAGCTGGACACTGGCCGAAGGCGGCAGCACACGCCAGGAATCGGTGCGGCGCGGCCTCGAACGGATCCCCCCGGACCGCGACATCGTCCTGATCCACGACGGCGCGCGGCCGCTGGTCCCGCCGGCGCTGGTCGACGCCTGCGCCGAAGCGGCGTACCGCCACGGCGCCGCCGTTCCCGGGGTTCCCGCCCGGGACACCATCAAGGTCGTGACGCCGGACGGCCGCGTGCAGTCGACGCTGGAGCGCGACGCGCTCCGGGAGGTTCAGACGCCGCAGGCTTTTCGGTACAGCCTGATCCTCGAGGGGCACCGACGTGCCCTAAGCGAGGACTTTCAGGGAACCGACGACGCGGTACTGGTAGAACGGATGGGAGAACCCGTGGTCGTCATTGAAGGCGACCGGTCGAATATCAAAATCACGCTTCCCGAAGATCTGGCGGTGGCCGAGGCTCTTCTCGGGCCTGGCCCTAAGGCGTGGGACGGCTCAGAACCTCGTTCAGGCTCCCGGAGCGATAGCCCTGGAGGTCGAGGCTCACGTACTTGA
- a CDS encoding CarD family transcriptional regulator, whose amino-acid sequence MFKVGEKVVYPAHGVGEIEAIRTHVISGTEKKFYMLRILETDMKIMIPVDNVQSVGLRKVINRAMVSKVYKVLREKKVGTDQQTWNRRYREYTEKIKTGSILEIAKVLRDLFVLKGDKELSFGERKMLDTAQNLLVKELSIARAHSEEKILEELRHIFTH is encoded by the coding sequence ATGTTCAAGGTTGGCGAGAAGGTTGTTTATCCCGCCCATGGCGTCGGCGAAATCGAGGCCATCCGCACGCACGTCATTTCGGGGACCGAGAAGAAGTTTTACATGCTGCGGATCCTCGAAACCGACATGAAGATCATGATTCCCGTCGACAACGTCCAGTCAGTAGGCCTGCGGAAGGTCATCAATCGGGCCATGGTATCGAAGGTCTACAAGGTCCTCAGGGAAAAGAAAGTCGGCACCGACCAGCAGACCTGGAATCGCCGCTATCGCGAATACACCGAAAAGATCAAAACCGGTTCGATCCTCGAAATCGCCAAAGTGCTGCGCGACCTCTTCGTGCTCAAGGGCGATAAAGAGCTTTCCTTCGGCGAAAGGAAGATGCTCGATACGGCCCAGAACCTGCTGGTCAAGGAGCTTTCGATCGCCCGCGCCCACTCGGAAGAAAAGATTCTCGAGGAGCTTCGCCATATCTTCACCCACTGA
- a CDS encoding DegQ family serine endoprotease, with protein MDRIWNGKVSAKAAVVVAVTSLLVGLGISGSFDWMVPSRALNLGDAAAPAESRSGTPLPDFVALSKKLRPVVVNISTMQVSEGRGQEFGSPFGEDDPFNEFWRRFFGGPIPRGPQRQRSLGSGFIIDADGSILTNNHVVENAQKIVVKLADEQEYEAKVIGRDAKTDIAIIKINANTKLPVASLGDSDRLEVGEWVMAIGNPFGLDSTVTSGIVSAKGRHIGQGPYDNFIQTDASINPGNSGGPLINWRGEVIGINTAIFSRSGTNIGIGFAIPINLVKELLPQLRGKGKVTRGYLGVLIQKVTPEIAESLGLEKARGALVANVSKDGPAEKAGVKVGDVIIEFDGREIRDSGELPIIVARTPVDKKVRMKVLRDKKEVVLNVTIGELKDEEVVASAAEKGELGLTVQRVTPQIAESLGLEKADGVVVTAVEPGSAADDAGLRRGDVIVEIDRKPIRSVEDYKKAIAGARKGKGILFLVRRGESTLFLALKPQR; from the coding sequence ATGGACAGAATCTGGAACGGCAAGGTGAGCGCCAAAGCAGCGGTCGTTGTCGCCGTGACCTCGCTGCTGGTCGGCCTCGGCATCAGCGGCAGCTTCGATTGGATGGTACCGAGCCGAGCCCTGAACCTCGGGGATGCAGCGGCTCCGGCGGAAAGCCGTAGCGGAACGCCGCTTCCCGATTTCGTCGCGCTCTCGAAGAAGCTGCGCCCGGTGGTGGTCAACATCTCGACCATGCAAGTGAGCGAAGGGCGGGGCCAGGAGTTCGGCAGCCCGTTCGGCGAAGACGACCCGTTCAACGAATTCTGGCGCCGGTTCTTCGGCGGGCCGATTCCGCGCGGGCCTCAGCGGCAGAGAAGCCTGGGCTCCGGCTTCATCATCGACGCCGACGGCTCGATCCTGACCAACAACCACGTCGTCGAAAACGCGCAGAAGATCGTCGTCAAGCTGGCGGACGAGCAAGAGTACGAAGCGAAGGTCATCGGCCGCGACGCGAAGACGGACATCGCGATCATCAAGATCAACGCCAACACCAAGCTCCCGGTGGCCAGCCTGGGGGACTCCGACCGCCTTGAGGTGGGCGAATGGGTGATGGCGATCGGCAACCCCTTCGGCCTCGACAGCACCGTGACGTCCGGAATCGTCAGCGCCAAGGGACGCCACATCGGGCAGGGGCCGTACGACAACTTCATACAGACCGACGCTTCGATCAATCCCGGCAACTCGGGAGGGCCGCTCATCAACTGGCGCGGCGAGGTGATCGGAATCAACACCGCGATCTTCAGCCGGTCGGGGACCAACATCGGCATCGGCTTCGCCATTCCGATCAACCTGGTGAAGGAGCTGCTGCCGCAGCTGCGCGGCAAGGGCAAGGTGACGCGCGGCTATCTCGGCGTCTTGATCCAGAAGGTGACGCCGGAAATCGCGGAGAGCCTGGGGCTGGAAAAGGCGCGTGGCGCCCTGGTCGCCAACGTTTCCAAGGACGGTCCGGCGGAGAAGGCCGGCGTGAAGGTCGGAGACGTGATCATCGAGTTCGACGGCCGCGAGATCAGGGATTCGGGCGAGCTGCCGATAATCGTCGCGCGAACTCCGGTCGACAAGAAGGTCCGGATGAAGGTCCTGCGCGACAAGAAAGAGGTGGTGCTCAACGTCACCATCGGCGAGCTGAAGGACGAGGAGGTGGTCGCCTCGGCGGCGGAGAAGGGAGAGCTGGGTCTCACCGTGCAGCGGGTGACGCCGCAGATCGCCGAGAGCCTGGGCCTGGAAAAAGCCGACGGCGTGGTCGTGACCGCCGTCGAGCCGGGCAGCGCGGCCGACGACGCCGGGCTCAGACGCGGCGACGTGATTGTCGAGATCGATCGCAAGCCCATACGCAGCGTCGAAGACTACAAGAAGGCGATCGCCGGCGCGCGCAAGGGAAAAGGGATCCTCTTCCTGGTCCGGCGCGGCGAGAGCACCCTGTTCCTGGCTCTCAAGCCGCAGCGCTGA
- a CDS encoding RNA-binding protein — protein sequence MGTKIYVGGLPYSTTDAQLQEIFSAHGTVESARVITDKFTGRSRGFGFVEMSTAEEAQRAIQALNGSDLEGRSLTVNEARPLEKRSGFGGDRGGDRRGGRNRW from the coding sequence ATGGGTACTAAAATCTACGTCGGCGGCCTTCCGTATTCGACGACGGACGCGCAGCTGCAGGAAATTTTCTCGGCGCACGGCACCGTGGAGTCCGCAAGGGTGATCACCGACAAGTTCACCGGCCGATCCCGAGGCTTCGGCTTCGTCGAGATGAGCACGGCCGAGGAGGCTCAACGGGCGATCCAGGCGCTCAACGGGAGCGATCTGGAGGGGAGGAGCCTGACGGTCAACGAAGCTCGTCCGCTCGAAAAGCGCTCCGGGTTCGGAGGCGACCGGGGCGGCGATCGGCGCGGCGGTCGGAACCGCTGGTAG
- the cysK gene encoding cysteine synthase A, which yields MAGSNGTRSVLDLIGSTPVVRLRSLPGPNDAEVWAKLEYFNPGGSVKDRICLNMIETAERQGKLKPGATIIEPTSGNTGIGLALVAAVKGYRLILTMPDTMSEERRSLLAAYGARLVLTPDTKGMGGAIHKAEELLQEHSDYFMPQQFNNPANPEMHRRTTAVELLRQFKRIDAFVAGVGTGGTITGVGEVLKEKMKDVRICAVEPAASPVISGGEPGYHKIQGIGAGFIPAVLNRQILDEVITVTDADAAAYSRRLAAEEGLLVGISSGAACCAALKVARTLGKGHVVVTIFADKGEHYLSTDLFGERRWTQSTNG from the coding sequence GTGGCTGGCTCCAACGGTACCCGCTCCGTTCTCGATCTCATCGGTTCGACCCCCGTCGTCAGGCTGCGGTCGCTTCCCGGCCCCAACGATGCCGAAGTGTGGGCCAAGCTCGAGTATTTCAATCCGGGCGGCTCGGTCAAAGACCGTATCTGCCTGAACATGATCGAGACCGCGGAGCGTCAGGGCAAGCTGAAGCCCGGGGCAACGATCATCGAGCCGACCAGCGGCAACACCGGCATCGGGCTTGCGCTGGTGGCGGCGGTCAAAGGATACCGCTTGATCCTGACGATGCCCGACACGATGAGCGAGGAGCGCCGCAGCCTGCTCGCCGCCTACGGCGCCCGGCTGGTGCTGACTCCGGACACCAAAGGAATGGGCGGCGCGATTCACAAGGCCGAAGAGCTGCTCCAGGAGCACAGCGACTATTTCATGCCCCAGCAATTCAACAACCCGGCCAATCCGGAGATGCACCGTCGCACCACGGCGGTCGAGCTGCTCAGGCAGTTCAAGCGCATCGACGCCTTTGTGGCCGGGGTCGGCACCGGCGGAACCATCACCGGTGTCGGCGAAGTGCTGAAGGAGAAAATGAAGGACGTCCGGATCTGCGCCGTCGAGCCGGCCGCGTCCCCGGTCATCTCGGGCGGTGAGCCCGGCTATCACAAAATCCAGGGCATCGGCGCCGGCTTCATCCCGGCGGTCCTGAATCGCCAGATCCTCGACGAGGTGATCACGGTGACCGACGCGGACGCCGCCGCTTATTCGCGCCGGCTGGCGGCCGAGGAAGGGCTGTTGGTGGGAATCTCCTCGGGCGCCGCGTGCTGCGCCGCTCTGAAGGTCGCCCGGACGCTCGGGAAAGGCCACGTGGTGGTGACGATCTTCGCCGACAAGGGCGAGCATTACCTGAGCACCGACCTCTTCGGAGAGCGCCGATGGACGCAAAGTACGAACGGCTGA
- a CDS encoding DUF1844 domain-containing protein, with amino-acid sequence MAEGGEKREGRGFVVQDRRRFSETGEPREGTGDTDSSSASETAESKSGTGRPAQPRGEPFAEINFSAFVISLSTQALMHLGEIPNPLDGKVETDISMAKQMIDILGMLRDKTRGNLSDGEERLLEDVLYDLRMKYVEAVKRK; translated from the coding sequence ATGGCGGAAGGGGGAGAAAAACGAGAGGGTCGCGGGTTCGTCGTTCAGGACCGGCGGCGGTTTTCCGAGACCGGAGAGCCTCGCGAAGGTACGGGAGACACGGACAGCTCTTCGGCCTCGGAAACCGCCGAGAGTAAGTCGGGCACCGGCCGTCCCGCACAGCCGCGGGGCGAGCCGTTTGCAGAAATCAACTTCTCCGCTTTCGTCATCAGCCTGAGTACTCAAGCCCTCATGCATCTGGGGGAGATCCCCAATCCGCTCGACGGAAAGGTCGAGACGGACATTTCCATGGCCAAGCAGATGATCGACATTCTCGGCATGCTGCGCGACAAGACGCGGGGAAATCTGAGCGATGGAGAGGAACGGCTGCTCGAGGACGTCCTTTACGACCTCCGGATGAAGTACGTGGAGGCGGTCAAGAGAAAATAG
- a CDS encoding glycosyltransferase family 9 protein, with protein MKRRRDAAREGAGAVTPARDRSLVLFPGALGDFLCFLPALEWLAGRSAVDLLLARSDLAALAPPEVHTGSLERYEVRRLFAPGAAEEPAVRRFFEEYAAVYSWLGFHAPGFAAELARAARGTGVFPPEPACGRTHQIDHYLACCGAPPDPRARPRIRLSAAAIEWSDSFLERHGCRGLPLLALAPGSGAAEKNWPAEFFRAVGRWWRRRTGGRALVVFGPAEEERGLARELDGAMLPVRGLDLKQLAALLSRCDLYVGNDSGVTHLAAAAGVETVALFGPSSPGRWAPRGVRVTIVSRGVDCSPCSRAAMKSCAQRECLTALQPGEVIEKLEKLLEMATLTRGGWRIRVESEAPRSLEREPREERRRTV; from the coding sequence ATGAAACGGCGCCGCGATGCGGCCCGGGAGGGTGCAGGAGCCGTGACACCGGCACGCGATCGATCGCTGGTCCTGTTTCCGGGAGCGCTCGGTGACTTCCTTTGCTTTCTTCCGGCCCTCGAATGGCTGGCCGGGAGATCGGCGGTCGACCTGCTCCTGGCGCGAAGCGATCTCGCCGCGCTCGCGCCGCCGGAGGTTCACACAGGTTCGCTCGAGCGTTACGAGGTCCGGCGCCTGTTCGCGCCCGGAGCCGCGGAAGAACCGGCCGTCCGGCGGTTCTTCGAGGAATACGCCGCGGTTTACTCTTGGCTGGGCTTTCACGCGCCTGGCTTCGCCGCCGAGCTGGCGCGCGCCGCCCGCGGGACGGGCGTGTTTCCGCCGGAGCCCGCTTGCGGCCGGACGCATCAGATCGATCACTACCTGGCGTGTTGCGGCGCGCCGCCCGATCCGCGGGCGCGGCCGCGGATCCGTCTGAGCGCGGCGGCCATAGAGTGGAGCGACTCCTTCCTCGAGCGGCACGGGTGCCGCGGTCTCCCGCTGCTGGCGCTCGCTCCCGGAAGCGGCGCGGCAGAGAAAAACTGGCCCGCCGAATTTTTCCGAGCCGTCGGGCGCTGGTGGAGGCGGCGAACGGGTGGCAGGGCACTCGTCGTCTTCGGTCCGGCGGAAGAGGAGCGGGGGCTTGCGCGCGAGCTCGACGGCGCGATGCTGCCGGTTCGCGGTCTGGATCTCAAGCAGCTTGCCGCGCTGCTCAGCCGCTGCGACCTCTACGTCGGCAACGACAGCGGGGTGACCCACCTGGCCGCGGCGGCCGGTGTCGAGACCGTGGCCCTCTTCGGGCCATCGAGCCCCGGGCGATGGGCGCCGCGAGGCGTGCGCGTCACGATCGTCTCCCGGGGGGTAGACTGCTCACCGTGCTCCCGCGCGGCGATGAAGAGCTGTGCTCAGCGGGAGTGTCTGACGGCGCTGCAACCCGGCGAGGTCATCGAGAAGCTCGAAAAGTTGCTTGAAATGGCTACCTTGACAAGGGGGGGGTGGCGCATTAGAGTTGAATCCGAAGCGCCGCGGTCGCTGGAAAGGGAACCGCGAGAGGAGAGACGCCGCACGGTTTGA
- the larE gene encoding ATP-dependent sacrificial sulfur transferase LarE: protein MDAKYERLSAILEATGGALVAFSGGVDSTFLLKAAYRALGERAVALTAASPAVPPGELEAASAFAAALGCRHVVVESHELGNPDYAKNPSNRCFFCKDELYRLCRAEAERLGLGVVIDGTNLDDLKDHRPGLQAAHQWRVRHPLVEAAMTKEDIRRYSRALGLPTWDKPSSPCLSSRFPYGTEINLERLRRVAACELFLKELRFREFRVRYHGDLARIEVAQDEIERLFEKRTRDAVVERFKALGFKYVSLDLQGYRSGSLNEVLSRPTP from the coding sequence ATGGACGCAAAGTACGAACGGCTGAGCGCCATTCTCGAAGCGACGGGCGGCGCGCTCGTCGCTTTCTCCGGCGGGGTCGACTCCACCTTCCTGCTGAAGGCTGCGTACCGGGCGCTGGGAGAACGGGCCGTCGCCCTCACAGCCGCTTCACCCGCCGTTCCCCCGGGCGAGCTGGAGGCTGCAAGCGCCTTTGCCGCCGCTCTGGGCTGCCGCCACGTCGTGGTGGAATCGCACGAGCTCGGTAATCCGGATTACGCGAAGAATCCCTCCAACCGCTGTTTTTTCTGCAAGGACGAGCTCTATCGGCTCTGCCGCGCGGAGGCGGAGCGGCTCGGTCTCGGCGTTGTGATCGACGGCACCAATCTCGACGACCTCAAGGACCACCGGCCGGGGCTGCAGGCGGCGCATCAGTGGAGGGTGCGCCATCCGCTCGTGGAGGCGGCGATGACCAAGGAGGACATCCGGCGCTATAGCCGTGCGCTCGGGCTCCCGACGTGGGACAAGCCTTCGAGCCCCTGCCTGTCATCGCGGTTCCCCTACGGCACGGAGATCAATCTCGAGCGGCTGCGAAGGGTGGCGGCCTGCGAGCTGTTCCTGAAAGAGCTCCGCTTCCGCGAATTCCGCGTCCGCTACCACGGGGATCTCGCGCGAATCGAGGTGGCCCAGGACGAGATCGAGCGGCTGTTCGAGAAGCGCACGCGCGACGCCGTCGTCGAGCGATTCAAGGCGCTGGGGTTCAAGTACGTGAGCCTCGACCTCCAGGGCTATCGCTCCGGGAGCCTGAACGAGGTTCTGAGCCGTCCCACGCCTTAG
- a CDS encoding zinc ribbon domain-containing protein has protein sequence MLVVFLIHQERAAMPTYEFRCQKCEKIFQLTYSFAELERAKKEGIRCSSCGSSQVKQQIAPFMVQTSKKS, from the coding sequence ATGCTCGTTGTTTTTCTCATCCATCAGGAGAGGGCAGCCATGCCAACTTACGAGTTTCGTTGCCAGAAGTGCGAAAAGATCTTTCAGCTGACTTATTCGTTCGCGGAACTCGAACGAGCCAAGAAAGAAGGCATCAGGTGCTCAAGCTGCGGGAGCTCGCAGGTAAAGCAACAGATCGCTCCCTTCATGGTCCAGACCTCAAAGAAGAGCTGA
- the rimI gene encoding ribosomal protein S18-alanine N-acetyltransferase, whose translation MKAFKAQEKRASCDLPAGLEAIAFREMSLADLDEVMKIERTSFASPWSERFFIEEIQAPCARALLAVAGERIVGYVIFWLLPDEVDVHNLAVHTAYRRRGIGRRLLQQVIGQARGRGSSRVTLEVRRSNTAAQRLYESLGFRITGVRRAYYADNGEDALTMALVLRR comes from the coding sequence ATGAAAGCTTTCAAGGCGCAGGAAAAGCGCGCTTCCTGTGACTTGCCTGCGGGCCTCGAAGCGATCGCCTTTCGCGAGATGAGCCTCGCCGACCTGGACGAGGTCATGAAGATCGAGCGGACCTCGTTCGCGTCTCCCTGGAGCGAACGCTTCTTCATCGAAGAGATCCAGGCGCCCTGTGCGCGCGCTCTGCTGGCGGTCGCCGGTGAAAGGATCGTCGGCTACGTGATTTTCTGGCTGCTGCCCGACGAGGTCGACGTACACAACCTCGCGGTTCACACCGCTTACCGGCGCCGCGGCATCGGGCGGCGACTGCTGCAGCAGGTCATCGGCCAGGCCCGCGGTCGGGGGTCGTCTCGAGTAACACTTGAAGTTCGACGTTCAAATACCGCGGCGCAAAGGCTTTACGAGTCACTCGGCTTTCGCATAACCGGGGTCAGGCGCGCTTACTACGCCGACAACGGCGAGGACGCGCTGACGATGGCTCTCGTGCTGCGACGCTAG
- a CDS encoding PBP1A family penicillin-binding protein, protein MKRFKLRFVSAALLSLLVVTCAGIAFGSWYLKRLEQTVQAKFEGQKWRFPSKIYSDSYLLYVGMHLRQEEIWEKLRRLGYRETQGTPTRKGEYRYLKSKGVLELYLHDFVYPTEPFRGFPVRIFLNGGTVARIENATADHEMFSLELEPELVTGLYDRIWEERRVVSLSEVPPLLVKAILAVEDERFYKHHGIDPVSILRALWVNLRSGAVVQGGSTLTQQLMKNFFLGSERTLSRKVKEALMALIAERKYSKAEILENYLNEIYLGQRGSQGIFGVWEASQFYFSKPLSDLTVGEMALLAGLIRAPNALSPYRSLDVATKRRNVVLAKMLDDKIITRRQYEAAVRERLPRRELVKITNDAPFYVDFLRRELAENYSNETLTAEGMRIFTSLDLQLQRFAEKALSEGLSRLEETYPSLRRRGEDDHLEGAMVVIRPQTGEIKAMVGGRNYQKSQFNRVWQAKRQPGSIFKPFVYLAALIYGSDNGGRRFTPVTKVEDAPFTWSYEGQEWQPGNYNDEFFGTVTFRRGLEKSLNAATARIARDVGIQRVRDVARRLGIQSPLPSVPSLALGAAEVSPLEVAVAFATLANNGVRTRPLAVKQVMDAEGRVLEKRDVRVEKVISPQHAFLMNHLLKGVLDRGTGELARRWGFNRPAAGKTGTTNDYKDAWFVGYTPDLLAVVWVGFDNQSKLGLSGAQAALPIWTEFMKRATAGMPVTDFVPPPGVKLVDIDPISGQIATANCPSTIREAFLEGEEPVATCPLHPGDSLQISHAW, encoded by the coding sequence TTGAAAAGATTCAAACTGCGGTTCGTCAGCGCGGCCCTCCTGAGCCTGCTCGTCGTCACCTGCGCCGGAATCGCCTTCGGAAGCTGGTATCTCAAGCGCCTCGAACAGACCGTCCAGGCCAAGTTCGAAGGGCAGAAATGGCGTTTTCCTTCCAAGATCTATTCCGATTCCTATCTGCTGTACGTAGGCATGCACTTGCGGCAGGAAGAGATCTGGGAAAAGCTGCGCCGGTTGGGTTACCGCGAGACACAAGGCACGCCGACCCGTAAGGGAGAGTATCGCTATCTGAAATCGAAAGGCGTGCTGGAACTCTACCTGCACGATTTCGTCTATCCGACCGAGCCCTTCCGGGGCTTTCCCGTTCGTATCTTCCTGAACGGAGGGACGGTGGCGCGCATCGAAAATGCCACCGCCGATCACGAGATGTTCTCGCTCGAGCTGGAGCCTGAGCTGGTCACCGGTCTTTACGACCGGATCTGGGAGGAGCGGCGCGTCGTATCGCTCTCCGAAGTCCCGCCGCTCCTGGTCAAGGCGATCCTCGCGGTTGAGGACGAGCGTTTCTACAAGCACCACGGCATCGATCCGGTTTCCATTCTCCGCGCCCTGTGGGTCAACTTACGCAGCGGGGCGGTGGTCCAGGGCGGGAGCACGCTCACGCAGCAGCTGATGAAAAACTTTTTTCTCGGCAGCGAGCGCACGCTGTCGCGCAAGGTCAAGGAAGCGTTGATGGCGCTCATCGCGGAGCGGAAGTACTCGAAGGCCGAAATTCTCGAGAACTACTTGAACGAGATCTACCTGGGCCAGCGCGGCTCGCAGGGAATCTTCGGGGTCTGGGAAGCCTCGCAGTTCTACTTTTCCAAGCCGCTTTCCGACCTGACCGTCGGCGAGATGGCGTTGCTCGCAGGCCTGATCCGCGCTCCCAACGCGCTGTCGCCGTACCGGAGCCTCGACGTCGCCACCAAGCGCCGCAATGTCGTGCTGGCCAAGATGCTCGACGACAAGATCATCACGCGACGGCAATACGAGGCGGCCGTGCGCGAGAGGCTGCCGCGGCGCGAACTGGTGAAGATCACGAACGACGCTCCGTTCTACGTCGACTTCCTCCGCCGCGAGCTGGCCGAAAACTATTCCAATGAGACGCTCACCGCGGAGGGAATGCGGATCTTTACCAGCCTCGACCTCCAGCTCCAGCGGTTCGCGGAAAAGGCGCTCTCCGAAGGCCTGAGCCGGCTCGAGGAGACCTATCCGAGCCTGCGTCGCCGCGGTGAAGACGACCATCTCGAAGGCGCGATGGTCGTGATCCGCCCCCAGACCGGCGAGATCAAGGCGATGGTGGGCGGGCGTAACTACCAGAAGTCGCAGTTCAACCGGGTGTGGCAGGCGAAGCGCCAGCCCGGATCGATCTTCAAGCCTTTCGTCTACCTGGCGGCGTTGATCTACGGGAGCGACAACGGGGGGCGGAGATTCACGCCGGTAACCAAGGTCGAGGACGCGCCCTTCACCTGGAGCTACGAGGGCCAGGAGTGGCAGCCAGGGAACTACAACGACGAATTCTTCGGCACCGTGACGTTCCGCCGCGGCCTGGAAAAATCGCTGAACGCGGCCACGGCGCGGATCGCGCGCGACGTCGGCATCCAGCGTGTCCGCGACGTGGCGCGTCGGCTCGGAATCCAGAGCCCGCTTCCCTCGGTGCCGTCGCTGGCGCTGGGCGCCGCGGAGGTGAGCCCGCTCGAGGTGGCGGTCGCGTTTGCTACCCTCGCCAACAACGGGGTGCGCACCCGGCCGCTGGCGGTCAAGCAGGTCATGGACGCCGAGGGGCGGGTCCTGGAAAAGCGCGACGTGCGCGTGGAAAAGGTCATCTCGCCGCAGCACGCGTTTCTCATGAACCATCTTCTCAAGGGAGTGCTCGACCGCGGCACCGGCGAGCTCGCGCGTCGGTGGGGGTTCAACCGGCCGGCCGCAGGCAAGACGGGAACCACCAACGACTACAAGGACGCCTGGTTCGTCGGCTACACCCCCGACCTGCTCGCCGTGGTCTGGGTCGGGTTCGACAACCAGAGCAAGCTCGGACTTTCAGGGGCCCAGGCGGCGCTGCCGATCTGGACGGAGTTCATGAAGCGCGCCACCGCCGGAATGCCGGTCACGGATTTTGTTCCGCCGCCGGGAGTCAAGCTCGTCGACATCGATCCGATCAGCGGCCAGATCGCCACTGCGAACTGCCCCTCGACGATCCGGGAAGCGTTTCTCGAGGGGGAGGAGCCGGTAGCGACCTGCCCGCTCCACCCCGGGGACTCGCTGCAGATATCGCACGCGTGGTGA